TGTTAAGAAAATGAcgacacagacagaaagacgcacagatggacggacagatagacagacatacaggcacatacacagacaaagacacagacagaccgACACACATCACCATTTCAATAcctccccttacgggaggtaaaaagcTTTATACttcagatatagcctaattaacaaaattcattaattatgcaaattaatttgtaaatctGCTGCTGTGCACCGTGGCTTGTTGAAacttgttacatgtatattgaatagGAAATCACAGCAGCAGCCTTTTTGGTTTGATGCCGCGTGGAAAGATTTCAAAGCTCAGAAATATAAATGTTTAGACTCCGCTCATTATAGGAATCACACACTCAGATATGTCACAATAGTATTAAAATTTTATTAACAACAACACCTAAAACTTTAGACATGGTGGTcaaatatgttttcaaaacacAGTAAACACGAAAAAAATGGCGACCGCACCTCAACGCAGTCTCTTCGAGTATTGACAAATGAGGCATTGAACGAAACATGAATGTGTTTATTGTCTGATTAGCAATCAGTGTTTGTGTCCTTCGTTCTGGAGAAGTAGGTAATGGCGGTGGTGGAAGCTGTTTCCGGGGTGGACTTGCAGGTAACGGGGATGGTCTGTAATGCCACTTGCACCCTGGGTTTGTGAATGAGTAGCAGGTGTCTGGTACCACTGATGAGACGGGCTGCAGCATTCAGAAATGACTGCAGACGATCTATCTGGTATTATGAAATTCCATACAATAGGCATGGCCATTGCAGTAATCGAGccattcatagcactacatattactacatactgatttgaaattgattattgtgttgtctgaaacaattttcaattttcaccattttcgttagaagggggggggggtgaggttGGGGTTTGAGGCCTAAATAAAGGAATTGAgtgttttatcctacattgaacttttgatcTCGTCTCATAGGGTTACCAGGTTAGGGCTAAATAAATGTTCACTAGCTAGCGAAAAGTCAGCTGTGGTAGGGGAAATGTGAGAATAAAAATCACGACTGGACTGTAGGCTTAGATTATGGTTATTAACAAAAGTGCCAACATCAACGACTCTGTCAGTCTAGCTGCCTTAACATTTCAGCTTCAATTATCAACatggtcatttttttttctttattccaGGTGAGGCCGACATTAACGTTTTGATTGAGCTCAAGAAGACATATCCAAAAATACGGGCGACTATTTGGGAGCCTTCGTCTGGTCTGATTGAAGATTTCAAGGAGAGAGTTAAAGACCAGCCCGCTCTAGACGACATAGAATTTGAGTGGAAGACGGTGTCGATCGAAGAACAAATGAAGAATGGTACAAACGGTGAACGTTTCCATTGCATACTTCTAGTTGGTGTTATGGCGTACTTAGATGAAATGGCTCCCCCgatgaaatatttgtacaatttattgTCAAAATCTGGGACTATGTTCAATGTTAACAGCGCAGGTAAGGTGAAGTCTGTGTCTTTATAAATAATCAGCATTATAAAGAGCGTATTTCCTACATTTGACACAGCCATGACTATACAGAGTGAATGCGAGGGCGGCTAGGTTATGACGTCACCTCCGGTATTGGCAGACGACTGCACTGTGCTTAcaatagtgagtgaaagtgatAATTTTTTTGGAAATGGAATGATTTTAGcctatattttttattttagacCACTGTTTTTGCAAAAGTGTCGGCTCACTTTAAACTGTGCTTATTATTCGTTCATCgtgttttcaaggaaatataAAACATATCATGTTGTGTTGGCcactatttcaaaaaatatttactcTCAGTAATCCCTGATTTTTTCCCTtcattttaactgagaatgcgCCAAAAATTTTCTTAGGCAAGGTAACGGGAAAGTTGAATCATTTAGTTCTGAGGAGCATAATAATGCATAATGTATAATAACGTCTCAATCTTTTAACTGTCACTAGATTCGAGCGTCTTTGACAACCTACGGCTGAAGTTCCCTGAGCTATTGTATAGGCATAAAAGCGTACACACTAGCGACATAGTTACAGTATTCGAAGAAATCGGAGCTGAGGTTACCCTAGAAGAAGTAAAGGCAGTGGTGGATATCACAAAGTGCCTACAGCAGGATTCGGACGAGGGAAATGACATCCTAGATTTAATAACACACACTCTCAATTTTAGGAAAACTGTTCCTAAAGAGACATACGATAGTGTGTTTCAGTTATTGTTAAGTCCCCCAATGGTTGAAAAGAGAGATGGTAAAGTGTTTGTTGATAACACCAGAGATGTTATCATTGTCCGCAGAGCTTGACTTGGTTTCCGTTTTCATGATCACAATATCCTGATGTGACGTAACATGTGGGGCTTTACACCCTTACCTTTTTACCTTCGGGAAGGTTACGTTATgcttttatctatctatctatctatctatctatctatctatctatctatctatctatctatctatctatctatctatctatctatctatctgtctgtctgtctgggaATACGTTAAAAAATAAGATAAGAAATAGATTGGTAGTATAGTTTAATGACGAGAATAATGAAGGGAATGGACATCCTATAGGATagggtctctccattggtgactattttggggtagtgtttgtttgttgttgtttattaatatatttatcggtttatttgttacgtttgtttgcttgtttacttatttgtttatttatttatttgtgtttgtttacttgtttttgtaaataaaactaacagcctgagctccctgtgatATAACAGTCGAGTCGTCATGGAAATACAGTGAAAGTCAAACGATCGATTGTCTTCTGCATGCTTGTCTATTGTGGTCTGAGCGCTAAATTGACAGTAAATATTTAATACGCAGAATACGCGATGTGCAAAGACTGTACTTACACCACAGGGTTCAGCGAGCATGTAGTCGATTGACCGattatcttctgggagattatcacactcgTTTATGCATCAGCTAGTATACTACTTCCTACTAATGTGTGTGCATGATTGACTGTTTGTccggtgtgataatctcccagaagattagacataaagcaaattttcgcggtaactgatccatgctaattataagattagaggtgttttaatttagataagaggagaagaatggacaaggtgtctttatttagtcaataaaagTCTGAAATCATCATGTGAAACGATTTCTTTTGAACGTGTTTATTGTATATGTGTTAGTTTGAATGtactgtatttgtatgtgtacacgTGCATCGATTtagtgtatgtgtacatctagATAAAGAAACGGTGTATGCATGCACGTATGAGCATGAAAGTCTACTATACTATACgcaagtctgtctgtctgtatgtctctctctctctctctctctctagtagatctctctctctctctctctctctctctctctcttttacaAAGACAAATGCTAGAAACTAATACTGTTTGTATGTTTTGACTCAAAATGGCAGTGGTCAGGTTTTACGCAATAACGCGACTAACAGAATTGGAATGCAAAATTGTAAAGGCTTTATCAACAAAATAGCGCcagtggcattgtagcacaactgtatttgactgttactatggacgtggtcttgttgctatgcatatttgCATCATATTCATTTCACCTATCGATGTCTCGCTGAGGCGTACATTTTATCCTCTTTATCGATCGTTGATTTGCAATCCATACTGACAACACTACCATGAAACCTTCAGGGGGTTGCTGTGGATGTCGGATGATGTTGGACTCATTCCTAAAAGTGTTGTATCAATTTAGAACATACTTGTCTTTATATAACCCTACTTACTCTTCAcaacagggaacttgcaatccagactgagcatgctcagatgcaaaggacgatgggattatctgtggttatcgcaATATCTAATCTGCAGCTACccataaaataaacctcccgcAATGCTcaagggtaactatgaattgattatttgtggttgcaaGCAATGGaacatttttgtttacaatgcttattgattagtatttattatcacatttcccatgatgcaacattcaacatggcgggtttgcaagttccctatcaATAAACCACATAATTTAAAAGCAGCTCCGGGAAGTAGCATAAGTGTTAGTAATTTCATTGGCAGTTGCATCATTATAGTCTTTCGACTGTGTAAGTTTGGTataataatttatgcatgtgACCTCAATCCATACATTAGCTAGGGTTAAGTCATGTGGGGTTAGAATTTTAATTATCATCTCCTCTCTCGCCGAGCATTTCCTAACGAATTGTACTGCAGTGAACGCCCAAGTGTAACTTGTTAGTAGGATTTTGAACGTTTGCCTGCTGTGAGAATCTTACAAACTGTGTACAACATCAGCGAATTGCTGTAAAAGTATTAGAACAACATAATGAACCTGAAGATTTAGTTATGTATTAGTTTATTGTCATTTGGTTCAAAAACCCCATAATTTATTTACAGAAGTTGTTTTactgatatatcaaaaataACACACACCAAAAATCAAGTTAATTTACAATGAGAACTATTGACTTCTATataatttatcaacattttataacTCACACCTGTCCTGCCAGTGACTCTTCAACTCTGGTTATGTAATCAAGCACCCACACAATATGCTATATCCAGTTCAAAAAACAAGTTTTCACACCAAATTCTCTTTGAGTTTGTTGAATTCATGGAGATCAGTCCAAGTTCAAAGGATGCACACTGCCTAGAGAGGTCAGAACTTTAGGAACTGTATGATGTCAAAAACAAGAGCTCAGTTCCCAAAGTGATTAatggggaacaccactccaggaaataagggtattttcataaatttgtgGTTTTGcagagtcatgatgggtgaatggttagcgtgaccgacttggaatctacaggttgtaggttcgagtcctgtcgctgcctgctgtttgtttctgagtggctaaagtccttgggcaagatatgaaccacaactgtgcctcagtcaacccagctgtataattatgGGCCTgataggatgtaggttgcaatgtgaaggctttaatcctatgcgcttaaatggctgcaatggattgtatgctccctggggagttgagAAAGAATAAAAGGgtcgttgtgctgttctgatccgtgTCAGGTAATAATTGCAAAGCATTTGAACAAGGCAACAGTGCATCACAGCTTGAGTTTCAAATTGGTATATTTTGG
The nucleotide sequence above comes from Glandiceps talaboti chromosome 10, keGlaTala1.1, whole genome shotgun sequence. Encoded proteins:
- the LOC144440916 gene encoding histamine N-methyltransferase A-like, with protein sequence MGSQTKVTPLMFSPSDYQRCLDAYLRNTDRATKVYEICSTSVPQKIINGVTSSGEDVDIFRYLGVGSGSGEADINVLIELKKTYPKIRATIWEPSSGLIEDFKERVKDQPALDDIEFEWKTVSIEEQMKNGTNGERFHCILLVGVMAYLDEMAPPMKYLYNLLSKSGTMFNVNSADSSVFDNLRLKFPELLYRHKSVHTSDIVTVFEEIGAEVTLEEVKAVVDITKCLQQDSDEGNDILDLITHTLNFRKTVPKETYDSVFQLLLSPPMVEKRDGKVFVDNTRDVIIVRRA